From Fusarium musae strain F31 chromosome 8, whole genome shotgun sequence:
tttagtaaataaaaagactagCCTTAAGGCTAatttagctataaccttaaaaataagctagtattactataatatttaaattattactatttttaaagatttaattaaaaaaaacctttatagtatttttataaaagttataaaaaaaaatactagaaATACAGGTtattaaaggcctttttctagctaattattatttttataaatagccttatagACTTAAAGACTATTAAAacctataaaaagctctagGAGCTTATAAGCCCCTTAATAGCTGCTTAGCTTAATGCTACTATAGGCCTAACTTTAACTAGAATTAGGGCTATCTTAGTAATTTCTATAGTAAGAGAAATCCCTATAAGCCTAGCTAGGTTAGTTTAAAATACCTCTagaaagtctttttaaatttcttttaagctattttagccttatattttttccctttagcttatttaattatatctttttatagcttttttaattatacttttttttagcttttttagttatatttttttttactagcctttttagctatatcctttcttttattacctttttcTAACtatatctctttttattaaccTTTCCTATTATctctctttttactttattagctatacctctttttctattttttttacttttctcttatttattaaaaaaaatctttacttttttatactagattttaattaaagaaaaatacttaagtaaagatagcttaaatagttaatactaaCCCTATCTAaactttaagaaaaaaaagttatataatataataagggcCGTgaaacttaaatagcctggtataaaatcttaaactatttaagtattagAACAAGGGTTTTACTGCTAGagttatactttacttttccCTATTAGAGGTTTTACTGGCCACGATAGACTCGCcgaaagaggaagaatagCCTGAGCCGTCATTGTGTCGTCAAGGTGTTATTGCTGGCACATAAACCGTCTCAACTTATACAGGACTCTAGGACTTTACAAACCACCCTCAGGGAATTCCAGTTACTTTAATCTTTAAGTAGGCTCGAGGCATCTAATAAAGTGTCCCCGTATGCACATGCAAGTCGAGGCCCAGGTGAGCAATATACATAAGTCCAATACCCGCCATTGTTTCGTCATATCATCTTCTATCTTCTCGCAATTCCACTAGCGCCTACCTAAATTGTCTCATGACCAGCAGTAAGCGGTTGAAACTATGGACTTAGAAGTAAGCTAACTCTCATTACTCTGAGAAAGAATGCATTGCCTGAGTATACCCCAGGCGGTAAGCGACCAGTTGTCTCTGCATATGATAATGTATGCAATTTTTGTCACTTGGCTAGCTGAAAGTCTTTTACTGAATCAGGCTGTGCAGGCGCCGAGCCGTAAAGTAGGAGATAGCGTGCACTTGCTCAACACAGATGGATCCAGAGAGGGCCCGTATCTTGTTGCGACAGCTCCAGTGTCCGGACAATGTACGCTTTTTTATACCAATGGGAGCCCGTTTAGAAACAATGCAGATAGTGATGTGGATGAGCTCGAGGCCTGTTGAACGACCGTGGCGAGATAAACAATGATAAGCACGCATGGTTGGGGCGCATGATTCCTCACATCATTTTGGTGGCTTTTCAGGCAGAAATGCATTTGGGGCAGTGTAAGGCAGCCAAAAGGCTCAGTACATTGAAACAACAGTGCATAGGCATCCGAAGCAGCATGGATTGAGACCAGTCACATACATATTCCGCTACCCCTCATTGATAAGACTTATGACAAGTCGGGCCCTGTGTACAATGTCGCAAGTCAACCTCAAGACGATCTAAACCAAGCAATGGCCAAAAATGAGCCTGTTTCGCCGGGGCATCATGCCATCCTAATTGGAATCGGCACTTATCCTGCCGAATACAAGGCATCGCTGAAGGGCTGTGTCCGCGACAAGCAGCAAATCAGATCATTGCTAGAACAGCAACCTTTTCATATCAACATCCAGACCTTGACAGCTATGCAAACCTCTGACAGCAGCACCACAGGGCCAGTTGAACATCCTGCCACGTTACTAACATATGACAACGTAATCAAGGCTTTCAGCGAGTTAGCCGACGTCGCTCAATCTGGAGATTACATCTACATCCATTCCTCTGGCCATGGCGCCCGCATGACTCCTGAAACCACCAAACCATTCTCCAACCAGCATACTGGAGATTTAACTCTAgttcttcttggtggtgagaaTGGAGACGAAGTGAAGCCCCTTGGAGGGTACAAATTAGCGGTATATCTAAATGCAATGGTGGAAAAGCGTCTGGTTGTCACTCTAGCTCTTGACTGCTGTTTTGCGGCGAGTGTCTATTGCCTGGACCGTCCTAATATTCGATTCCTCCGAACTGGCCCAGGTCTTGCATCTGCGTACTTCGCCGACAAAAGCTTGTCGGAACAAGACAAGGAAGCGACTGGCTCAGAGTATCGTGATGTTAATATACTACCAAGCTTTTTGATAAACCCACAAAGCTATATACTTCTTATAGCTCATAGTCATTATAAAGAGGCAAGCAagataatctatttatataaggcatataatataagctattagctatagggactattaacttataatactacttttattaaacttaatttaGGCAATATactagctacttaatataattatttaaaataaactttataagcttatttaataataattctatttaatataaaagagaactctaaatactttcttaAAGGATAAAATAATCTAGTCCTTATTATAAGGAGGAAGGGTTAAACTGATCAAGGTTaggtaatattaagttataaggtggCGAATAGTCggttataataaagtaattctaatataattaagataatcTATAAAGGTAAATCTCATAGCGCCTTATTCCATTTTCTAAACTCAAGCCTAAGAGATGCCGGATTAAACCGCAAATGCAAAAACATCTTCTGCTGTCTCAGCTCCAAGTTTCGTGGTCACCCACACTCTCGTAAATGTTGAACAAGATGCAGGCAAGACATCCATATTCGAACTGAAGCTTCAGAACACTGGTTCCAAGGTTCTGTATCTGTAcattcttgaccttggtCCTCTTTGGCAGATTGAAAATATATACTGTGGCAGATACGCAGTGATTCCCCCTTGTAACCAGAATGAGAGATTCATGACAGGCCGCTTGACCAAGAAGTTCAGAACCATGGTACCTGGTCAATTGAGACAGTAAAGCATAGAAGAGTGCCATGATactcttaaagtatttatcACGTCTCAGCCGACTTCCTTTGATTAGCTGGAGCTTCCCAAGATTGGACATGTTCTCAAGAAGAGGTCACCAACCGATAAGGAAAGATCTGGAGGCAACTCTATTGAGCAGTGGATTACTTTTAGCTTTCCACTAAAAACCTCTCTTGCAGCAGAGCTAGAagccttgaagaagagtTAAAAGTCCAGCGAGATAGAAGTTCTTTAATCGATATATAACGTTGAACTATTTATACTTCTTTAGCGAGTTTATCTATCATTCCGAGTGTCTATTTAGACTCCAAATTCTTCATTCCATGCCATGCAACAGCCAACTACTCCTAATCATAAATCTCATCTTTGTCTATAACATGCCAGGTGCAAATCGAACCCCTATGATTAGTTCATTGTCTATGCAATGTAAGTCACCGTGATAGTTCCAGTCTTATATGGAGGTTAATCATTCCTGTAaggattttatttattagtcCTCTCAGCGTTCGTGTCTTGATATCTTGGAGCGACGCCTCTATGTTCTCTATAGCGACTGGTGTCCTTGCCCTCGTGGCCATTGGTGTAGGTATGAGTATAATCCAGCCTCAATTGCTTGCCTGCCTGAATGCGATAATGCTGGTGACATGGTCTTTCGCCACGATATCGCGGATGACGTCACGGCTACCTTGCACATACGACTACAAGGATCGGGAGATATGAtgtactaattaatattaatagtaagcGCTAAGCCGCCTAGTATTAGGCTCTGTTCCTTCCGCCTGCTTAGAAGTACGTCATTTGGCTTCGGACGCATGTCGATAAGCGGCACAGAGCCTAGTCTAGGATCTATAAAACGGGTCTGGGCTTGCCCCTGCACCATGAAGGCCCTCTCTACGTGACATCCATTACTCGAAATTAATAACAAAATTGCCAGCCACCACAGATTCAATATGGAAAAGCTCGACCAAGACATCTTGGAAGCCACCAAGAACATACCGACGAAGCCAGAGGGAGAGACCGCTGAAATGGAGTCTCATGAGAAGCTAGCAAACTTACTGATCACACGGTATCAGCAAACTGGAAACTCGGATGACCTTCAGAAATCCTTACGCCATAAGATGCTAATATTTCGCTGGTTGCAATTTCCCATTCAAATATCTCTCTGGTACACGGTCATTATAGACGAAGCCTTGAGTTGTGATGTTTCTTCTCGTTACAAGGAGACCAACAACCTAGAAGACCTTAGAGCAGCCATCACTATCTGCTGGCAAGTCTTCTTTGAGGAGCCGAGCAATGCCGAGCACGAAGCAATACGGGTGAGGCTACCATTTGTACTGCGTACCTTGACACTACAGTTATATGAGAAGTCAGGGAAATTGGGTGACATAGAACTGGCGGCCTCATATTCAAGGCGAGTTTTGCCTTTTATTCcagatgatgtcgaggataGAGCCAACCCTCTCGATGAGTTTGCTAGGACCCTATTCAAGAAATACCAAGTTGAGGAGGATACAGACATCCTCCGGCTTGGAATACAATTATCAAGAGACGCCGTTTCCTGGACTCTTGAAGGTCATATCGAGAAACCTGCCAGAGTTGCTAACCTCGGGGCCTGGCTTCTACGACGCTATGAGAAAAACAGAGACACGAATGATCTTCTAAAAGCAGTCGAAAAGACAGAACTCGCGATCAGTTTGTTGGACAAAGACAATTTCAATCAACTGAGATTTCTTACCAATCTTGCGATCATGCTATCTCGACTGTTGGACCTCACCTGGGATGAGAATGATTCTGATCAGCTTGAGATTATGGCGTCTCGCGAGGATATTAGTAGAGGTTTGCAAGTCAACAGCATTGCACACCCATTGCTTGGAATTGAGGCAGCGAGAGATGCTATCCGTATCTTCAAATTTCACGGAAAGCTGAAAGAAGCGAAGTTACTTACGCAAAAGGCTTTGCAATTATTACCCATGGCCTGCCATCCATCTATCACACGCCAGGACCAGCAATACGCCATTCAACAAATGTCGAGACTCGCTGCCGAAGCTTGCTCCCTATCACTTCTTGTTGGCAAAACGGAGGAAGCGCTTCTGAGTAATGAATTCAGTTGTGAAATCATCCTATATCACCTGATCAAGTATAGAAAGAAACTGTCTCTTCTGGAGCAACAGAGTAAGCGATCGGCAGAACGCTTTGACAAATTTCGATCTACAGCCGCTCAGCCTGTAGATACTACAGACCAGGTCACTATACAGGATCGAGTTGTACCAGAAATTCAGGACTTTGCCCACGACCATGCCTTCGAACTCGCGCTGATCCGGAACCTACCAAACTTTGGAGGGTTCCTCACCTTGCCAAACCTAGACGACCTGGTTGCAGGAGCCACTAATGGGTCAATCGTGATAGTTAATATCACTCCCCTCAGCAGCGATGCCATCATTATCCAAAAGTCTGGACAACGAATCAGGTCCCTCAACTTACCAAATGCAACCTCCGTTGGGAACTCATTTCTTGACAAATATTTCAAGGCTTTCAGTCGTATAAGAAAGTCCCCGGGCATAGAAGATATAGGGAGCGACAGGGATCTGTACGATGAACGCTTTCTGAGTTGGCTATGGAGAGCTTGTGTCGACCCGATTCTCAAGGAGATCGCAGGGTCgccgtcatcatcgccaactcATCGAGTTTGGTGGATTGGGACAGGGATCGCCAGCGTATTTCCGTTTCACGCAGCAGGAAACTCCGAGGGTAACACTTTGGACAGTGTAATCTCGTCTTATATTCCATCTATCACGTCTTTAATCGACGCAAAAACTACCATGACATCTGGTGGTAACAATGGCGAAAGGGCCTCCTCAGTCACGATAGTCACGGCGCCCAGAGATTCAGATGGCTGTCAGACCCCAAATGCTCCAGAACTGCTGCAAACGATAGAGGAGACTATTGGAGAGACCTCCAAGGTGGTGATCCTCTCAGAACCGTCATTTGAAGAGACATTAGAAAGTCTGCACAGGTCCCATGCTATCCATTTTGCTTGCCACGGGTATTCTGATCCTCTCAACCCGTCCCAAAGTTACGTCCAACTTCGCAGGCGCTTATCACCAGGCTCAGACGACGAAAGACTGACAGTAGAGTTGATATCTGATAACACAACCTCGGATAAGGCACAAATCGCTTTCCTCTCATTGTACCCCGTGACagagaccaagaccgagCGATCAACTGATGGAGGGCTAGGCATCATCAATGCATTCCAATTGGCTGGATTTAGACATGTTGTGGGATCTTTGTCAAACGCTGATGGCGCTTCCCATTTCCATGTTACTAAGAGCTTTCATCAGTCTCTGAAAGAGAACAGGTTGAGTGAAAACACGGATTGGGTGGTGGCAAAGGCACTTCATGATGCTCTGAGGCAAGCCAGAGATCACGATAAAGATCCACGTTGGTGGGCTCCATACATTCACTCGGGCGCTTAAGCAATAGCAGATGAATTAACCTCCAATTATCAGTCTGGGCTCGAATTTATATCCCTACTGGGTGCTGTTGGGAGCAATGGCGAAAGAACCCAGATGGCATTTACCGGATGTCTGCTCATTGTCCCAGCTGTCTACTTGATTACAATACAGAGACTGTATCCAATGACAATAGATATACTATTTGGTATTGTACTCACCGATTGCATTCAATTTGCCAATGAAGAACATCGTCTATCCTTCCATTCAactctttaaaaaaagcGAACGGTCCAGATGAAGGAAACCGTTACGAAGGTGGAGTGATTGTCGGCCGTGGTTAGGTATCACGAGGACCCAGCTTTATTACCTGAGCTCTTGAGAGCTGCGTCTCGCTCGCATCCCTCGGCCCCTGGGAAGTAGCAATTGCGAGTCGATGGTTAGAAACGCGGATGATTCGGTGACAGGCGATAGATAAATGCACCCCCTCGAAACTCGGGCTAGCTTGTACCGACCCTCCCTGTTGTGAAGGATCGGCCAAGTAAAAATTGGAGAAACTGCCTAAACCCCACTACACTCCCTCCACTCATCACTCGGGGGGTCCGtggcctttagctttagtgCATCCTGCGCTGTAGGTATAAAAAGTAGTAGTCAAATGGCCTCCGCACTCAACACATACGAAGGATTGCGCCTGTCTTTAGAGCCCTAACAACTGTCATCATGTCTTTGcaagttgttgatgttggttttGAGCATTATCGCAGCCCCAACACTTTAGGTGTCCATGAGCACAAACCACGTATTTCCTGGCGTCTAATCAACGCCCCTTCAGACTTTGAGCAGCAAGCTTACGAACTGCGCCTGGAGAAGGTCGACGGCCAGAAAAGCCATGTCGTCTGCTCTTCTCAAGTGGAATCTTCAGAATCCCATTTAGTTCCATGGCCAGCTGATGGGTCGCTCGCTTCGCGTCAGAGATACACTGTTTCCATCCGCGTTCGTGGCAAAGGAGAAACATGCTTTTCCGATTGGAGCGAGCAGGCTTGGCTGGAGACAGGCTTGCTCAAGCGAAGTGACTGGAAAGGCAAAGTCATTTCGGCTCCTTGGTCAGAGAAGGACAACGATAAGCCGAAGCCAGAAGATCTCTTTCGCAAGGCATTTACGTTGAATTCTGGCATCACATCCGCTCGCCTCTACATAACCGCCCAGGGCATTTATGAGGCAGAGATCAATGGCCGTCGCGTTGGCGATTACTTCCTCGCGCCCGGTTGGAGCTGCTACGACAACGAATTGACATATCAGACCTACGATGTTACCGACCTGCTGGACAGTAGAGACAATTGTCTGGGTGTCCGTCTTGCTGAAGGCTGGTTTACTGGCAGATTAAGTTTTGATGGTGGTATACGCAACAGATATGGCACGCGCACAAGCCTCCTTGCACAGCTTGAATTGCAGTATTCCGACGGTTCTTCGCAGCTCATTACAACTGATGATGACTGGATGGTAGCTCAAGGCCCCATTCGCCTCGCCGAACTTTACAACGGCGAAAAGTACGATGCTACTGTTGAGTTACCTGGCTGGTCTTCTCACGAGCACGTCGCTGGGCATTGGGAGAGCGCCGTTGCGTTGCCATTTATTTCTGAAAAGATCAACTTGACAGCCGGCTATCGCGAGCCTGTCAGACGAATTGAGACACTGAAACCAGTTTCTAAGATCACAACACCAACTGGCAAGACGATTCTCGATTTCGGTCAGAACCTGGTGGGGTATGTTCGAATCAAAGCTGTTCAAGGACAACGTGGTCACGAGGTCACACTGAAGCACGCCGAGGTCCTCGAAAATGGAGAATTGGGTGTTAGACCTCTCCGCGTCTGTGACGCCACTGATGTCTACACACTCAGAGGAGATATTGAGCCCGAGGCATACGAGCCTCGATTCACATATCACGGCTTCCGTTATGTTCAGATCGAAAATTGGCCTTCACAAGACCAAGATGTTGTCGCTGCTCTCGAGGCTGTTGTCTGCCATACCGATATGGAAGAACAAGGAACCTTTGCATGCTCCGATAGTAAACTGAACCAATTATTCAGTAATGTCCGCTGGAGTATGCGAGACAACTTCCTCTCCATTCCAACAGACTGCCCACAGCGCGATGAGCGACTTGGCTGGACTGGCGATCTGGCCTTGTTCGCGCCAACAGCTACTTACATCTATGGCTGTTACCCGATTCTTCGAGACTGGCTCAAAGGCGTATGGTTTGACCAGCAGCGACAGGGAGGAGTGCCTCCAATGGTATCGCCAAACATTCTCGACAGATGCAGGATCTGGGGTCCTGTTTGGCCTTGCGCTATCTGGCATGATGTGGTCGTCTTGGCTCCTTGGGCGCTGTATGAAGAAACGGCTGATGATGCTATCTTGGCTGATCAGTTCGAGTCCATGGAAACGTGGTTCAAAGTCATCCCCAGGAACAAGGATCGTTGCACCCATCTTTGGGATTTCAATGCGGATCAACTGTCTGTAAGTCTTTCGTCGCGAATTTTTGAAGCCACTTTTGTTGACCTAGCCAGGACTGGCTTGACCCAAGCGCTCCCCCCGACGATGCTGCCAAAGCTACGACGGATCCTCCACTGGTAGCCAACGCGTTTTTGATCAACTCTCTTGACATCACGGCCCGCGTCTGCGGTGTTCTTGGCAAGACTAAAGATCATTTGTTCTATAAATCGTGGGCCGACAATGCGCGAGCAGAATTCACCGAAGAATACGTCTCCCCGAGTGGTCGCCTTGTGTCAGACACACAGACTGCCTATTCATTAGCGATTTGCTTCAAACTTCTCAATCAGGACCAGATATCACGAGCTGGGTCGCGGCTTGCAGAAATTGTTCGACGAAATGCCTTCCGCATCGGTACTGGCTTTGCTGGTACGCCTTTTGTCTGCGAAGCCCTCACTTTGACCGGTCACAGTAACGTTGCTTATTCCATGCTTCTCAATGAAAAATGCCCCTCATGGTTATATGCTATCTCGATGGGTGCTACTACGACTTGGGAACGCTGGGACAGTATGCTACCCGACGGATCAATCAACCCTGGCGAGATGACCAGCTTCAATCATTACGCTTATGGGGCGATCGCCAAGTTTATGGTTGAACGACTTGCTGGGTTGCAGCGACTTGAAGCAGGATGGAAGAGGTCGAGGGCCCAGCCTGTCGTCGGAGGCCATTTTACCTGGGCATCTGCGTCGCATCTTACGCCTTACGGCAGAGTGTCGAGTTCGTG
This genomic window contains:
- a CDS encoding hypothetical protein (EggNog:ENOG41) gives rise to the protein MEKLDQDILEATKNIPTKPEGETAEMESHEKLANLLITRYQQTGNSDDLQKSLRHKMLIFRWLQFPIQISLWYTVIIDEALSCDVSSRYKETNNLEDLRAAITICWQVFFEEPSNAEHEAIRVRLPFVLRTLTLQLYEKSGKLGDIELAASYSRRVLPFIPDDVEDRANPLDEFARTLFKKYQVEEDTDILRLGIQLSRDAVSWTLEGHIEKPARVANLGAWLLRRYEKNRDTNDLLKAVEKTELAISLLDKDNFNQLRFLTNLAIMLSRLLDLTWDENDSDQLEIMASREDISRGLQVNSIAHPLLGIEAARDAIRIFKFHGKLKEAKLLTQKALQLLPMACHPSITRQDQQYAIQQMSRLAAEACSLSLLVGKTEEALLSNEFSCEIILYHLIKYRKKLSLLEQQSKRSAERFDKFRSTAAQPVDTTDQVTIQDRVVPEIQDFAHDHAFELALIRNLPNFGGFLTLPNLDDLVAGATNGSIVIVNITPLSSDAIIIQKSGQRIRSLNLPNATSVGNSFLDKYFKAFSRIRKSPGIEDIGSDRDLYDERFLSWLWRACVDPILKEIAGSPSSSPTHRVWWIGTGIASVFPFHAAGNSEGNTLDSVISSYIPSITSLIDAKTTMTSGGNNGERASSVTIVTAPRDSDGCQTPNAPELLQTIEETIGETSKVVILSEPSFEETLESLHRSHAIHFACHGYSDPLNPSQSYVQLRRRLSPGSDDERLTVELISDNTTSDKAQIAFLSLYPVTETKTERSTDGGLGIINAFQLAGFRHVVGSLSNADGASHFHVTKSFHQSLKENRLSENTDWVVAKALHDALRQARDHDKDPRWWAPYIHSGA
- a CDS encoding hypothetical protein (CAZy:CBM67~CAZy:GH78); translation: MSLQVVDVGFEHYRSPNTLGVHEHKPRISWRLINAPSDFEQQAYELRLEKVDGQKSHVVCSSQVESSESHLVPWPADGSLASRQRYTVSIRVRGKGETCFSDWSEQAWLETGLLKRSDWKGKVISAPWSEKDNDKPKPEDLFRKAFTLNSGITSARLYITAQGIYEAEINGRRVGDYFLAPGWSCYDNELTYQTYDVTDLLDSRDNCLGVRLAEGWFTGRLSFDGGIRNRYGTRTSLLAQLELQYSDGSSQLITTDDDWMVAQGPIRLAELYNGEKYDATVELPGWSSHEHVAGHWESAVALPFISEKINLTAGYREPVRRIETLKPVSKITTPTGKTILDFGQNLVGYVRIKAVQGQRGHEVTLKHAEVLENGELGVRPLRVCDATDVYTLRGDIEPEAYEPRFTYHGFRYVQIENWPSQDQDVVAALEAVVCHTDMEEQGTFACSDSKLNQLFSNVRWSMRDNFLSIPTDCPQRDERLGWTGDLALFAPTATYIYGCYPILRDWLKGVWFDQQRQGGVPPMVSPNILDRCRIWGPVWPCAIWHDVVVLAPWALYEETADDAILADQFESMETWFKVIPRNKDRCTHLWDFNADQLSDWLDPSAPPDDAAKATTDPPLVANAFLINSLDITARVCGVLGKTKDHLFYKSWADNARAEFTEEYVSPSGRLVSDTQTAYSLAICFKLLNQDQISRAGSRLAEIVRRNAFRIGTGFAGTPFVCEALTLTGHSNVAYSMLLNEKCPSWLYAISMGATTTWERWDSMLPDGSINPGEMTSFNHYAYGAIAKFMVERLAGLQRLEAGWKRSRAQPVVGGHFTWASASHLTPYGRVSSSWKLEGDEAGKQVLRVDVEVPPSTTMEVVLPGENDTHKTEVVGSGRWSFTVDYKKQGEWPVKEIKFILAKIVEDFQREEQLKAQGPNGIKT
- a CDS encoding hypothetical protein (EggNog:ENOG41~MEROPS:MER0163432), with amino-acid sequence MAKNEPVSPGHHAILIGIGTYPAEYKASLKGCVRDKQQIRSLLEQQPFHINIQTLTAMQTSDSSTTGPVEHPATLLTYDNVIKAFSELADVAQSGDYIYIHSSGHGARMTPETTKPFSNQHTGDLTLVLLGGENGDEVKPLGGYKLAVYLNAMVEKRLVVTLALDCCFAASVYCLDRPNIRFLRTGPGLASAYFADKSLSEQDKEATGSEYRDSL